One region of Pogona vitticeps strain Pit_001003342236 chromosome 1, PviZW2.1, whole genome shotgun sequence genomic DNA includes:
- the MORN2 gene encoding MORN repeat-containing protein 2 isoform X3, with amino-acid sequence MSGSEVFKISFIFPNQDKYDGECTRTPDGILERNGYGVHTTPDGIIYQGNWKNDKMNGLGRLEHPSGAVYEGEFKDNMLHGIGTYMFPNGAKYTGQFSENKLEGKGEFTDIQGLEWDGTFHYTAAPGLKLKLDM; translated from the exons gttcagaagtttttaaaatatcatttataTTTCCAAATCAAGATAAATATg aTGGTGAATGTACAAGAACACCTGATGGTATTCTTGAGAGAAATGGATATGGAGTTCATACCACTCCAGATGGAATTATTTATCAAGGAAACTGGAAGAATGATAAA ATGAATGGTTTAGGAAGGCTGGAACATCCTTCTGGTGCTGTTTATGAAGGTGAATTTAAGGACAACATGTTGCACGGAATAGGAACCTACATGTTTCCTAATGGAGCCAAGTACACTGGACAGTTCAGTGAAAATAA gctggaagggaaaggagaatTTACGGATATACAGGGTTTGGAATGGGATGGCACATTTCATTACACAGCAGCACCAGGGCTGAAGCTAAAGCTAGACATGTAA
- the MORN2 gene encoding MORN repeat-containing protein 2 isoform X4 has product MSDGECTRTPDGILERNGYGVHTTPDGIIYQGNWKNDKMNGLGRLEHPSGAVYEGEFKDNMLHGIGTYMFPNGAKYTGQFSENKLEGKGEFTDIQGLEWDGTFHYTAAPGLKLKLDM; this is encoded by the exons aTGGTGAATGTACAAGAACACCTGATGGTATTCTTGAGAGAAATGGATATGGAGTTCATACCACTCCAGATGGAATTATTTATCAAGGAAACTGGAAGAATGATAAA ATGAATGGTTTAGGAAGGCTGGAACATCCTTCTGGTGCTGTTTATGAAGGTGAATTTAAGGACAACATGTTGCACGGAATAGGAACCTACATGTTTCCTAATGGAGCCAAGTACACTGGACAGTTCAGTGAAAATAA gctggaagggaaaggagaatTTACGGATATACAGGGTTTGGAATGGGATGGCACATTTCATTACACAGCAGCACCAGGGCTGAAGCTAAAGCTAGACATGTAA